A single Myxococcales bacterium DNA region contains:
- a CDS encoding GNAT family N-acetyltransferase — MSDAWMTRLKDPQPWSAPRPLPQPATAGDICVRLYQQGDGPALFAAIDDRREALLPWMAWASSDPQRVDDSIFYVERCRRAYEKADCLDFPDGYLGLELRCGPRRHWPAQDRPGLPTGGNRLLGPRGTHQGNGICTQAIGALISAGLRPTEQGGVGLRRILIFNDVENVASRRVCEKLRLRLEMRMQKDRYLDSYRDTLGFAVLADEWDFEHNRTKLGTAGQT, encoded by the coding sequence ATGAGCGACGCCTGGATGACGAGACTGAAAGACCCTCAGCCCTGGTCGGCGCCGCGGCCGCTGCCGCAACCGGCCACCGCGGGTGACATCTGCGTGCGGCTGTACCAGCAGGGCGATGGCCCGGCCCTCTTCGCTGCGATAGACGACCGTCGCGAGGCGCTGCTCCCATGGATGGCCTGGGCCTCGAGCGACCCGCAGCGGGTCGACGACAGCATCTTCTACGTCGAGCGCTGTCGCCGAGCGTACGAGAAGGCCGATTGCCTCGATTTCCCCGATGGCTATCTTGGACTCGAGCTCCGGTGCGGTCCTAGGCGGCACTGGCCTGCACAAGATCGTCCCGGACTTCCGACAGGCGGAAATCGGCTACTGGGTCCGCGCGGCACGCACCAGGGCAACGGCATCTGCACGCAGGCGATCGGAGCTCTGATCAGCGCGGGACTTCGGCCCACCGAACAGGGCGGGGTGGGGCTGCGCCGCATCCTGATCTTCAACGACGTCGAAAACGTCGCCTCCCGGCGAGTGTGCGAGAAGCTCAGGCTGCGCCTCGAGATGCGGATGCAGAAGGACCGGTACCTCGATTCGTACCGGGACACCCTTGGGTTCGCGGTGCTGGCTGACGAGTGGGACTTCGAACACAATCGGACGAAGCTGGGGACCGCGGGACAGACCTGA